One Herbaspirillum rubrisubalbicans genomic window carries:
- the cls gene encoding cardiolipin synthase: MRDNKINDPHKSPARRYGLAWLLLVLLSLTLAACSSLPTIVPDMDTQSARTIQMKGGRGVLSAAQSKAVLDKLRAQNADNTILDRHVAIEGAITGSPLVTGNKVTLLIDGPATYASMQQAIQAARYHINMETYIMEDDEVGRQFADLLIAMQNKGVQVNLMYDSVGALNTPRAFFQPMIDAGIHVLEYNPLNPTQLRKDWEVNQRDHRKLLVVDGKTAFVGGINISSVYSSCSFSSRQKKPRVNQQGQQIPWRDTQVRIDGPVALEFQKLFINTWQQQRGPDLGEHRYFPQVAVAGNEIVRAIGSSPDDPYSVIYATFISAIQHAESTIYLTNAYFVPDPQLRDALKAAARRGVDVRLILPSHSDSSLVLYASRSFYAELLEAGIRIYERQDALLHSKTALIDGVWSTIGSTNLDWRSFVYNQEINAVILSPAFGVQMKSMFERDLGASREITREQWGQRPISERMKEFGASLWARLL, from the coding sequence ATGCGCGATAACAAGATCAATGATCCACACAAGTCCCCCGCACGACGCTACGGGCTGGCCTGGCTGCTTCTGGTACTGCTGTCACTGACGCTGGCAGCCTGCAGCTCACTGCCCACCATCGTGCCCGACATGGATACGCAGTCGGCTCGCACCATCCAGATGAAGGGTGGCCGTGGCGTACTCAGTGCGGCGCAGTCCAAGGCGGTGCTGGACAAGCTGCGCGCACAGAACGCCGACAACACCATCCTGGACCGCCACGTAGCCATCGAAGGCGCCATCACCGGCTCCCCCCTGGTGACCGGCAACAAGGTCACGCTGTTGATCGACGGCCCCGCCACCTATGCCTCCATGCAGCAGGCCATCCAGGCTGCGCGCTACCACATCAACATGGAGACCTACATCATGGAAGACGATGAGGTCGGCCGCCAGTTCGCCGACCTGCTCATCGCCATGCAAAACAAAGGCGTCCAGGTCAACCTGATGTATGACAGCGTGGGCGCGCTCAACACCCCGCGCGCATTCTTCCAGCCCATGATCGACGCCGGCATCCACGTGCTGGAATACAACCCGCTCAATCCCACCCAGTTACGCAAGGATTGGGAAGTCAACCAGCGCGACCATCGCAAGTTGCTGGTGGTCGATGGCAAGACCGCCTTCGTCGGCGGCATCAACATCAGCAGCGTCTATTCCAGCTGCTCCTTCAGTTCCCGCCAGAAAAAACCGCGTGTGAACCAGCAAGGCCAACAGATCCCCTGGCGCGATACGCAAGTGCGCATCGATGGCCCGGTGGCGCTGGAATTCCAGAAGCTCTTCATCAACACTTGGCAGCAGCAGCGCGGCCCCGACCTGGGCGAACACCGCTACTTCCCGCAGGTCGCTGTGGCCGGCAATGAAATCGTGCGCGCCATCGGCAGCTCGCCCGATGACCCCTACAGCGTCATCTACGCCACCTTCATCTCGGCCATCCAACATGCCGAAAGTACGATCTATCTCACCAATGCCTACTTCGTGCCCGACCCGCAACTACGTGATGCACTCAAGGCCGCGGCCAGACGGGGCGTGGATGTGCGCCTGATCTTGCCGTCCCACAGCGACTCCTCGTTGGTGCTGTATGCCTCGCGCTCCTTCTATGCCGAACTGCTGGAGGCAGGCATTCGCATCTATGAGCGTCAGGATGCGCTGTTGCATTCCAAGACCGCGCTCATCGATGGCGTCTGGTCCACCATCGGATCGACCAATCTGGATTGGCGCAGCTTCGTCTACAACCAGGAAATCAATGCGGTGATCCTGAGCCCGGCCTTCGGCGTGCAGATGAAAAGCATGTTCGAGCGCGACCTGGGCGCTTCGCGTGAAATCACCAGGGAACAATGGGGTCAACGCCCGATCAGTGAACGTATGAAGGAATTCGGCGCCAGCCTGTGGGCGCGCCTGCTGTGA
- the lgt gene encoding prolipoprotein diacylglyceryl transferase, with the protein MLVHPMPDPVAFHIGPLAVHWYGLMYLLAFAQFIAVGRLRIKQPHIAAVGWKKEDLDDMLFYGVLGVVLGGRLGEILFYNPAYYFAHPADMIAVWKGGMSFHGGFLGVLLAMYLWGRKRGRNLMDIMDFIAPLVPLGYAAGRLGNFINAELPGRPADPSLPWAMIWPNVDNIPRHPSPIYQMLVDGILLFIILWIYARHARPRMAVAAMFSLLYGCARFFTEYFRVPDYEVHFGGITISAGQMLSVPMIVLGIILLVLAYKLKQQAQGPVEPTVAAKE; encoded by the coding sequence ATGCTCGTTCATCCTATGCCCGACCCGGTTGCCTTCCACATCGGGCCGCTGGCCGTCCACTGGTACGGCCTCATGTACCTGCTGGCATTCGCCCAATTCATCGCCGTGGGCCGCCTGCGCATCAAGCAACCCCACATCGCCGCGGTAGGCTGGAAGAAGGAGGACCTGGACGACATGCTCTTCTATGGCGTGCTCGGGGTCGTCTTGGGCGGGCGGTTGGGCGAGATCCTGTTCTACAACCCGGCCTATTATTTCGCCCATCCGGCTGACATGATCGCGGTCTGGAAGGGTGGCATGTCCTTCCACGGCGGCTTCCTCGGGGTATTGCTGGCGATGTACCTGTGGGGGCGCAAGCGCGGGCGCAACCTGATGGACATCATGGATTTCATCGCCCCGCTGGTGCCGCTGGGCTATGCAGCCGGCCGCCTGGGCAACTTCATCAATGCCGAACTGCCGGGCCGTCCGGCCGATCCTTCGCTGCCCTGGGCCATGATCTGGCCCAATGTGGACAACATCCCGCGCCATCCCTCGCCGATCTACCAGATGCTGGTCGATGGCATCCTGCTGTTCATCATCCTGTGGATCTACGCGCGCCACGCCCGCCCGCGCATGGCGGTGGCGGCCATGTTCTCGCTGCTGTACGGCTGCGCGCGCTTCTTCACCGAGTATTTCCGCGTGCCGGACTATGAAGTGCACTTCGGCGGCATCACCATCTCGGCCGGACAGATGCTGTCGGTGCCCATGATCGTGCTGGGCATTATCCTGCTGGTGCTGGCTTACAAGTTGAAGCAGCAGGCGCAGGGGCCGGTGGAGCCGACGGTGGCTGCCAAGGAATAA
- a CDS encoding PepSY domain-containing protein, which translates to MFKKIWFQLHWFIGITAGTLLMTIGVTGAMLAFREEILEAMNPGVMHVQLRQQATLTPQQILDRLRQARPEQRVTNMLLSSESGASVRVIFAPPPGVHRGEIRYVDPYTGALLPPLKGAAFFEFTERFHRWLLLPTEIGKIVLGTLALSLLMLALSGLYLRWPRRPWSLRAWLRLDWQLQGRSFLWNLHSVIGTWLLVIYVLLATTGAYWALDWFKDGLNTLAGESRRAPMQRDAGKKKEAAHAAVPLELTKAWNSFLALAPDYQNAQLRLPEQGSQPLQIFFLGHDAPHERARNRMVVLPQTGEVKQLERYEDKSRGGKLLTAIYPLHMGTYFGLPGRIIMAIASLMMPLFGITGWMLYLDRRRKKTALRAERESLGEATRNAADSTQGDPVLVVHASQTGQAERIALHTAAGLRRSGLSVSLQALAQTTLESLRHHRRILFIASTFGEGDAPDSARGFEKRLRQAAGQSLSHVQYAILALGDRHYTQFCGFGHTLDHGLRQCGATPLFPLVEVDRMAASALRKWDSELAAHGLQAGVAELLPTSVPTWQSWTLRRRVLMNPGSQGEPLYHLELQPQSGPLPAWQAGALVQVQPRHAPDRIALLLQRLQLDRATRVRHQGAEYTLAEALAGSILPPHPANDAQALADQLQPLAARSYSVASVPQDGALHLLVRQVQHEDGLGMASGWLTEYAPLEGALPLRLLDNAGFAPLDTDAPAIFIGNGSGLAGLRSHLRARVQAGQKRNWLLFGERNERYDFLYREELLQWLEQGQLARLDLAFSRDQAERLYVQDRLREAAPELRQWIAQGAVLYVCGSLEGMAAGVDAVLNATLGEQTVHALIEQNRYRRDVY; encoded by the coding sequence ATGTTCAAGAAAATCTGGTTCCAGTTGCACTGGTTCATCGGCATCACTGCCGGCACCCTGTTGATGACCATCGGCGTGACCGGCGCCATGCTGGCTTTCCGCGAGGAAATCCTGGAAGCCATGAACCCCGGTGTGATGCACGTGCAACTGCGCCAGCAGGCCACGCTCACGCCGCAGCAGATCCTGGATCGCTTGCGCCAGGCAAGGCCCGAGCAACGTGTGACCAACATGCTGCTGTCCTCGGAATCGGGGGCCTCGGTGCGCGTGATATTTGCGCCGCCACCGGGCGTACATCGGGGCGAGATACGTTATGTCGATCCCTATACCGGCGCGCTGCTGCCGCCGCTGAAGGGGGCCGCGTTCTTTGAATTCACCGAACGCTTCCACCGCTGGCTGCTGCTGCCCACCGAGATCGGCAAGATCGTGCTGGGTACGCTGGCGCTGTCGCTGCTGATGCTGGCGCTGTCGGGCCTGTACCTGCGCTGGCCGCGCCGGCCCTGGTCGCTGCGCGCCTGGCTGAGGCTGGACTGGCAGTTGCAGGGGCGCTCCTTCTTGTGGAACCTGCATTCGGTCATCGGCACCTGGTTGCTGGTGATCTATGTGCTGTTGGCGACCACCGGTGCTTACTGGGCGCTGGACTGGTTCAAGGATGGCCTCAACACGCTGGCCGGCGAGAGCCGCCGAGCGCCCATGCAGCGCGACGCCGGCAAGAAGAAAGAGGCAGCACATGCCGCCGTACCGCTGGAGCTGACCAAGGCCTGGAACAGTTTCCTGGCGCTGGCCCCAGACTATCAGAACGCCCAGTTGCGCCTGCCCGAGCAGGGTTCGCAACCGCTACAGATCTTCTTCCTCGGACACGATGCTCCGCATGAGCGGGCGCGCAATCGCATGGTGGTACTGCCGCAAACCGGCGAGGTCAAGCAGCTGGAGCGCTACGAAGACAAAAGCCGTGGCGGCAAGCTGCTCACCGCCATCTATCCGCTGCACATGGGAACCTACTTCGGCCTGCCGGGCCGCATCATCATGGCCATCGCCAGCCTGATGATGCCGCTCTTCGGCATCACCGGCTGGATGCTCTACCTGGACCGTCGCCGCAAGAAGACGGCCCTGCGCGCTGAACGCGAAAGCCTGGGCGAAGCCACCCGCAACGCGGCCGACTCCACGCAGGGCGATCCAGTGCTGGTGGTACACGCCTCGCAAACCGGCCAGGCCGAGCGCATCGCCCTGCATACCGCTGCCGGCCTGCGCCGCAGCGGCCTGTCCGTGAGCCTGCAAGCGCTGGCGCAGACCACGCTGGAGAGCTTGCGTCATCATCGCCGCATCCTCTTCATCGCCAGTACCTTTGGCGAAGGCGATGCTCCCGACAGCGCGCGCGGCTTCGAAAAGCGTCTGCGCCAGGCGGCCGGGCAATCGCTGTCCCATGTACAGTACGCGATCCTGGCGCTGGGTGACCGCCATTACACCCAGTTCTGCGGCTTTGGCCACACGCTCGACCACGGCCTGCGCCAGTGCGGCGCCACGCCCCTGTTCCCGCTGGTGGAAGTAGACCGCATGGCCGCCTCGGCGCTGCGCAAATGGGATAGCGAACTGGCCGCCCACGGCCTGCAAGCCGGCGTCGCCGAGCTCCTGCCCACCAGCGTGCCGACCTGGCAGAGCTGGACCCTGCGCCGTCGCGTACTGATGAATCCGGGCAGCCAGGGCGAACCGCTGTATCACCTGGAACTGCAACCGCAAAGCGGCCCCCTGCCCGCCTGGCAAGCCGGTGCGCTGGTGCAGGTGCAACCGCGCCATGCCCCCGATCGCATCGCCCTGCTGCTGCAACGACTGCAGCTTGATCGCGCTACGCGGGTGCGCCACCAGGGCGCCGAGTACACGCTGGCCGAGGCCCTGGCCGGCAGCATCCTGCCGCCGCATCCGGCCAACGATGCGCAAGCCCTGGCCGACCAGTTGCAGCCGTTGGCCGCACGTTCCTATTCGGTGGCCTCGGTGCCCCAGGATGGTGCCTTGCACCTGCTGGTGCGCCAGGTGCAGCATGAAGACGGCCTGGGCATGGCTTCCGGCTGGCTGACCGAATACGCCCCCCTCGAGGGAGCGCTGCCATTGCGCCTGCTGGACAATGCCGGCTTCGCCCCGCTCGACACCGATGCCCCCGCCATCTTCATCGGCAATGGTTCCGGCCTGGCCGGCCTGCGCAGCCATTTGCGCGCACGCGTGCAGGCCGGGCAGAAGCGCAACTGGCTGCTCTTTGGCGAACGTAACGAACGTTACGATTTCCTCTACCGCGAGGAATTGCTTCAGTGGCTGGAACAAGGCCAGTTGGCACGCCTGGACCTGGCCTTCTCGCGCGACCAGGCCGAACGCCTCTATGTACAGGATCGCCTGCGCGAAGCCGCGCCTGAACTGCGCCAGTGGATCGCCCAGGGTGCCGTGCTGTATGTCTGCGGCAGCCTGGAAGGCATGGCCGCCGGCGTGGATGCGGTGCTCAACGCCACCCTGGGCGAACAGACCGTGCATGCACTGATCGAACAGAACCGCTATCGCCGCGACGTCTATTGA
- a CDS encoding LysR family transcriptional regulator, with product MALIEPRDIDLNLLVVFQEVFQERQISSVARRLGLSQPAVSNALARLRRSFGDELFVRTAQGMQPTPFAEHLAEPVAAALQQVARALNLQEGFAPQDSERRFTIAMTDVGEVYFMPRLIEACACVAPGVRLSTVRAGNIDLKSEMEAGRVDLAIGAFDNLSEALYQRRLFRQEYVSMFRLGHALDKRGEVSLKEFLAAEHLMVSSQESPYDRINQNLERAGILPSVRFRVPHFTAVPYIVSSTALVVTVPRKLAESAAAPFGLRYIKPPLRLPALQTNMFWHRRYNQDEGNVWLRNLISEHFAE from the coding sequence ATGGCCCTCATCGAACCGCGCGACATCGACCTCAACCTGCTGGTGGTCTTCCAGGAAGTCTTCCAGGAACGCCAGATTTCCTCCGTGGCGCGCCGGCTGGGCCTGTCGCAGCCAGCGGTGAGCAATGCCCTGGCCCGACTGCGGCGCAGCTTCGGCGATGAGCTCTTTGTGCGCACCGCCCAGGGGATGCAGCCCACACCCTTTGCCGAGCACCTGGCCGAGCCGGTAGCTGCGGCGCTGCAACAGGTGGCACGCGCTCTCAATCTACAGGAAGGCTTCGCGCCGCAGGACAGCGAGCGGCGTTTTACCATCGCCATGACCGATGTCGGCGAGGTCTATTTCATGCCGCGCCTGATCGAGGCTTGCGCCTGCGTGGCGCCCGGGGTGCGCCTCTCCACGGTGCGGGCCGGCAACATCGACCTCAAGAGCGAGATGGAAGCTGGACGGGTGGACCTGGCCATCGGCGCCTTCGACAATCTCTCGGAAGCGCTCTACCAGCGACGGCTGTTTCGCCAGGAATACGTGAGCATGTTTCGCCTCGGCCACGCGTTGGACAAGCGCGGCGAGGTGAGCTTGAAGGAGTTTCTTGCCGCCGAGCACCTGATGGTGTCGTCGCAGGAAAGTCCCTACGACCGCATCAACCAGAACCTGGAAAGAGCCGGCATCCTGCCCAGCGTGCGCTTTCGTGTGCCGCACTTCACGGCCGTGCCCTACATCGTCAGCAGCACCGCGCTGGTGGTGACGGTGCCGCGCAAGCTGGCCGAGAGTGCCGCCGCCCCCTTCGGACTGCGCTACATCAAACCGCCGCTACGCCTGCCGGCCCTGCAGACCAACATGTTCTGGCATCGCCGCTACAATCAGGACGAAGGCAATGTCTGGCTGCGTAACCTGATTTCCGAGCATTTCGCTGAATGA
- a CDS encoding LysR family transcriptional regulator: MSDYPRLELRQLRYFAAVAEEKHFGRAAARLHMTQPPLSQTIAALEEQLGTPLFQRTKRSVALTPAGAALLPEVQRILQQAAALPDLARRAASGASGLLSLSFISSADYSILPPLLQRFRARYPQVQIELREATTDIQLDDLIQGKIDAGLLLPPLPEKAAALLDVRPVLSEPLIAALPEGAVKRRGPVSLKSLRELPLIIFPRRIAPAFHDTILSCFRDAGVTPHIDQEAIQMQTIVGLVSAGMGMALVPQSVSNLKRPGVDYRRLSDAAPSIQTGLAWRRDNPSGVLRALLELLDAPD; this comes from the coding sequence ATGTCCGACTATCCCCGCCTGGAACTGCGCCAGCTCCGCTACTTTGCCGCCGTGGCCGAGGAAAAGCACTTCGGCCGCGCCGCCGCCCGCCTGCACATGACCCAGCCGCCGCTGTCGCAGACCATCGCCGCGCTGGAAGAGCAACTGGGCACGCCACTGTTCCAGCGCACCAAGCGTAGCGTCGCGCTGACCCCGGCCGGTGCCGCATTGCTGCCCGAGGTGCAACGCATCCTGCAACAGGCCGCGGCCCTACCCGACCTGGCTCGGCGCGCCGCCAGCGGGGCCTCGGGGCTCTTGTCACTTTCCTTCATATCCAGCGCCGACTACAGCATCCTGCCCCCGCTACTACAGCGCTTTCGGGCGCGTTATCCGCAGGTACAGATCGAATTGCGCGAAGCCACCACCGATATCCAGCTCGACGACCTGATTCAGGGCAAGATCGACGCCGGCCTGCTGTTGCCGCCGCTGCCGGAAAAAGCCGCCGCGCTGCTGGATGTGCGGCCGGTGCTGTCGGAGCCACTGATTGCCGCCCTGCCCGAAGGCGCCGTCAAGAGACGCGGGCCGGTCTCCTTGAAGAGCCTGCGCGAACTGCCGCTGATCATCTTCCCGCGCCGCATCGCCCCGGCCTTCCATGACACCATCCTGTCCTGCTTTCGCGACGCCGGGGTGACGCCTCACATCGACCAGGAAGCGATCCAGATGCAGACCATCGTCGGCCTGGTGTCGGCTGGCATGGGAATGGCGCTTGTGCCACAATCCGTGTCGAATCTGAAACGCCCGGGCGTGGACTATCGCCGGCTCTCGGACGCGGCACCGTCCATCCAGACCGGCCTGGCTTGGCGTCGCGACAATCCCTCTGGTGTCTTGCGCGCGCTGCTGGAATTACTGGACGCCCCGGACTGA
- a CDS encoding YdcF family protein, whose protein sequence is MKRLIIIATCFILIVMTCLLGTVLTGLFDDIQVSDVGIVLGSKVMPDETPSDRLRARLDKTADLYRQGMFRHIIVSGGTGKEGFNEAQVMAAYLSEWRSVPRSAILLDEQGNTTRATAVNSAAIMQAHGFKSALVVTQFFHVARSRYALRLVGIDTVHSAHADYFETRDFYSLVREMIALPAYWLSTRK, encoded by the coding sequence ATGAAAAGACTCATCATTATCGCGACATGCTTCATATTGATCGTCATGACATGTCTGCTGGGCACCGTGCTGACCGGCCTGTTCGATGACATCCAGGTGAGCGATGTAGGCATCGTACTCGGATCCAAGGTCATGCCGGACGAAACGCCTTCTGACCGCCTGCGCGCAAGGCTGGACAAGACCGCCGATCTGTATCGGCAAGGCATGTTCCGGCACATCATCGTCAGCGGAGGCACAGGCAAGGAGGGGTTCAACGAGGCTCAAGTCATGGCAGCCTACCTGAGCGAATGGCGATCCGTGCCCCGCTCGGCCATCCTTCTTGATGAGCAAGGCAACACCACCAGGGCAACGGCTGTCAACAGCGCAGCCATCATGCAGGCCCATGGTTTCAAGAGCGCCCTGGTCGTCACGCAGTTCTTCCACGTTGCGCGAAGTCGTTATGCGCTGCGCCTTGTCGGCATCGATACCGTTCATTCGGCACATGCCGACTACTTTGAAACCCGTGATTTCTATTCACTGGTACGCGAAATGATCGCACTACCGGCCTACTGGCTAAGCACCAGGAAATGA
- a CDS encoding peptidoglycan recognition protein family protein has protein sequence MSNTNHDDLKKGPFDTWATTEARRGAEIKTVHVKVNSKAATRQAIIADIRRKKFDFRTHSDWKAKEPAKNPGADWDYKAIAIHHAGNSYNCAADGLTELRRAETTDIKSFGNLSYHYAIDCQGVIYEALDIRFLGAHIEGGNSGVIGIVFLNDLSVRGEAAKHGPGAWSVMKKRGFRAGVAEWIGEQKDKLDVTQDDPTENQLDAAAALITTLLQFFEIKILGGHREFAKTHGSNRPCPGVYGMIVVEMMRRDFNLMPP, from the coding sequence ATGAGTAATACAAATCACGACGACCTCAAGAAGGGGCCCTTCGACACCTGGGCTACCACGGAAGCCAGGCGAGGAGCGGAAATCAAAACGGTACACGTGAAGGTCAATTCCAAAGCAGCTACCAGACAGGCTATCATCGCGGATATTAGACGCAAGAAATTCGACTTCAGAACGCATTCCGATTGGAAAGCAAAAGAACCGGCAAAGAATCCCGGGGCAGACTGGGACTATAAGGCGATTGCAATACACCATGCCGGAAATAGCTATAACTGTGCTGCAGATGGGTTGACAGAATTGCGAAGAGCCGAAACAACGGACATCAAGTCATTCGGGAATCTCAGTTACCACTATGCAATCGACTGCCAAGGCGTGATTTATGAAGCCCTTGATATTCGCTTTCTAGGCGCGCACATCGAGGGCGGCAACTCCGGAGTGATTGGAATCGTTTTCTTGAATGACCTAAGTGTCCGTGGAGAAGCTGCAAAACATGGACCAGGAGCATGGAGCGTCATGAAGAAACGTGGCTTCAGAGCCGGGGTCGCCGAATGGATAGGGGAGCAAAAGGACAAATTAGACGTCACCCAGGACGACCCGACTGAAAATCAGCTTGATGCAGCAGCCGCATTGATCACAACACTACTTCAGTTTTTCGAGATTAAGATACTTGGCGGCCATCGTGAGTTTGCGAAAACTCATGGCAGCAACCGACCATGTCCTGGCGTCTATGGAATGATTGTCGTGGAAATGATGCGTCGAGATTTCAATTTGATGCCGCCATGA
- a CDS encoding PAAR domain-containing protein: MAKRPIIRYGDRTTHGGTVISADHTFAVYGKSVARIGDLVSCPHCKGTFPIVTGAPSMWSSQNVARQDDITSCGAKLIASQSTATIDDDSAVSASFAEASAYLSPLAPALPDDDQPCAIRFQALDPETGEPAPKCIYILTRENSTQHGGITDRKGYTEIIETKRPEHVGVHFMFKSPKGSNIDREDLAV; the protein is encoded by the coding sequence TTGGCTAAGCGCCCTATAATCCGCTACGGCGACCGAACCACGCATGGCGGGACAGTCATCAGCGCCGATCATACATTCGCTGTTTATGGCAAGTCCGTAGCACGTATCGGCGACTTGGTGTCTTGCCCACACTGCAAAGGAACATTTCCCATCGTCACAGGAGCTCCATCTATGTGGAGCAGCCAGAACGTCGCCAGACAGGATGACATCACCTCATGCGGCGCAAAACTGATTGCCAGCCAAAGCACCGCTACCATTGACGACGATTCTGCGGTTTCCGCGTCGTTTGCAGAAGCCTCGGCGTATCTCTCACCACTCGCCCCCGCACTCCCTGATGACGATCAACCCTGTGCAATCAGGTTTCAGGCACTTGATCCAGAAACTGGAGAGCCGGCCCCAAAATGTATCTACATACTGACGCGGGAAAACAGCACACAGCATGGCGGCATCACGGACCGAAAAGGCTACACCGAAATCATTGAGACCAAGCGACCCGAGCACGTCGGGGTCCACTTCATGTTCAAGTCGCCCAAGGGGAGCAATATCGATCGGGAGGATTTGGCAGTATGA
- a CDS encoding alpha/beta hydrolase: MNIYRDYDRQALDRQYNVRLGISDFQAYFDRFASEGQAARQAHPHLADVPYGEDALQTLDFFPGRSNGRPLLVFIHGGYWRSLDKHQFSQVALPYLAQDINVALINYRLAPQVRMGDIAADCGRALRLLYAKAAALRFDPDAIWLMGHSAGAHLAALIASLGAAPVRGLCGISGIYDLEPVRLSYLNEVLHLSPSDALQASPQLLALPNGVQALLCAGGQESAEFQRQRDLYAATLRQSGHAVEVVSLPQAHHLDVVDVAADAHSVLTRTMVKMMLG, encoded by the coding sequence ATGAACATCTATCGCGACTATGACCGCCAAGCATTGGACCGGCAATACAACGTGCGCCTGGGCATCAGCGATTTCCAGGCCTACTTCGACCGCTTCGCTAGCGAAGGCCAGGCTGCACGCCAGGCGCATCCGCACCTGGCGGACGTCCCTTATGGCGAGGACGCACTGCAGACCCTGGATTTCTTCCCTGGTCGCAGCAATGGACGACCGCTGCTGGTCTTCATTCACGGCGGCTACTGGCGTTCGCTGGACAAGCACCAGTTCAGCCAGGTGGCTCTGCCCTACCTGGCGCAGGACATCAACGTGGCCCTCATCAATTACCGCCTGGCTCCACAGGTCAGGATGGGCGACATCGCCGCCGACTGCGGCCGTGCGCTGCGCCTGTTGTACGCCAAGGCGGCGGCGCTGCGCTTCGACCCGGACGCCATCTGGCTCATGGGCCACTCGGCCGGCGCCCATCTGGCGGCCCTGATCGCCTCGCTGGGCGCAGCACCGGTGCGGGGCCTGTGCGGCATCAGCGGCATCTACGATCTGGAACCGGTGCGCCTGTCCTACCTCAACGAAGTGCTGCACCTGTCGCCCTCGGACGCCCTGCAAGCCAGCCCGCAATTGCTAGCCCTGCCCAATGGCGTGCAGGCGCTGCTGTGCGCGGGTGGTCAGGAATCGGCAGAATTCCAGCGCCAGCGCGACCTCTATGCGGCCACGCTGCGCCAGTCCGGTCATGCAGTGGAAGTGGTGTCGCTGCCGCAGGCGCATCATCTGGATGTGGTGGATGTGGCTGCGGATGCGCACAGCGTACTGACGCGCACGATGGTGAAGATGATGCTGGGCTGA
- a CDS encoding c-type cytochrome, which yields MKYLLLIATLVAGSAMSAQAMANEQLAKSKNCMACHSVDAKIVGPAYKEVAKKYAGQKDAEAKLVKKVLDGGSGVWGPVAMPANKGQVTEAEAHQLVKWILSLK from the coding sequence ATGAAATACCTGTTGTTGATCGCCACCTTGGTGGCCGGATCGGCCATGTCGGCCCAAGCCATGGCCAATGAGCAATTGGCCAAATCCAAGAATTGCATGGCCTGCCATTCGGTGGATGCCAAGATCGTCGGCCCCGCCTACAAGGAAGTGGCCAAGAAATATGCCGGCCAGAAGGATGCCGAAGCCAAGCTGGTCAAGAAGGTGCTCGACGGCGGCAGCGGCGTCTGGGGCCCGGTGGCCATGCCGGCCAACAAGGGCCAGGTGACCGAGGCCGAGGCGCATCAGTTGGTGAAGTGGATCCTGAGCCTGAAGTGA